The following are encoded together in the Streptomyces sp. NBC_00341 genome:
- a CDS encoding roadblock/LC7 domain-containing protein, producing the protein MIQQRGNMDWMLKELADDVPDIHQIVVLSADGLRIARHGGDPDVADRLAAACAGLQSLAAAVASEIPYSDGRMRLVVIEVTGGFFYLMAAGAGAYLAVLAGETVDAGLVGSRMRDMVVRIGAHLTSPPRHDGQAG; encoded by the coding sequence GTGATCCAGCAGCGGGGCAACATGGACTGGATGCTCAAAGAGCTGGCCGACGACGTTCCGGACATTCACCAGATCGTGGTGCTCTCCGCGGACGGCCTGCGCATCGCCCGGCACGGCGGCGACCCCGATGTCGCCGACCGGCTCGCGGCGGCCTGCGCCGGACTGCAGAGCCTGGCCGCGGCCGTCGCCTCCGAGATCCCGTACAGCGACGGCCGGATGCGGCTCGTCGTCATCGAGGTCACCGGCGGGTTCTTCTACCTGATGGCCGCCGGAGCCGGCGCGTATCTCGCCGTGCTCGCGGGCGAGACGGTGGACGCGGGGCTCGTCGGATCGCGCATGCGCGACATGGTCGTACGGATCGGCGCCCATCTGACGAGCCCGCCCCGGCACGACGGGCAGGCCGGATGA
- a CDS encoding DUF742 domain-containing protein, with amino-acid sequence MSSIRRERRTVDPALSDPERLYVITGDPDGSERAALDLVTMVVSKSQPTPTVQPEQAVILRLCQAPLSVAEISAYLSLPFSVVTSLLTDLLATQLIESRAPIIRATLPDRSLLEAVMHGLQKL; translated from the coding sequence ATGAGTTCGATCCGACGAGAACGCCGCACGGTCGATCCGGCGCTGAGCGATCCGGAGCGGCTCTACGTGATCACCGGCGATCCCGACGGCAGCGAGCGGGCCGCACTCGACCTGGTCACGATGGTGGTCTCCAAGTCGCAGCCGACACCGACGGTCCAGCCCGAACAGGCCGTGATCCTGCGGCTCTGCCAGGCCCCCTTGTCCGTCGCGGAGATCTCCGCCTACCTCAGCCTGCCGTTCAGCGTGGTGACCTCGCTCCTCACCGATCTCCTCGCGACCCAACTGATCGAATCGCGAGCGCCGATCATCCGCGCGACCCTCCCGGACAGGTCCCTCCTCGAAGCGGTGATGCATGGACTTCAGAAACTCTGA
- a CDS encoding ATP/GTP-binding protein: MDFRNSDTITGPRSEDILPTTATAAVKVVIVGGFGVGKTTMVGSVSEIRPLTTEETMTQAGVGVDDNYGVESKTATTVAMDFGRISISEELILYLFGTPGQERFWFLWNGLFEGALGAVVLIDTRRLEVSFDVIGRLEERGVPFVVAVNTFPDAPKHPVEALRSALDLPDEVPMVDCDARLRASSRDVLMTLMRYLHTAAVPLG, from the coding sequence ATGGACTTCAGAAACTCTGACACGATCACGGGCCCCCGGAGCGAGGACATCCTGCCCACCACGGCCACGGCCGCGGTGAAGGTCGTGATCGTCGGGGGGTTCGGGGTCGGCAAGACGACGATGGTCGGCTCCGTCAGCGAGATCCGGCCCCTGACCACCGAAGAGACCATGACCCAGGCCGGCGTCGGCGTGGACGACAACTACGGCGTGGAGAGCAAGACCGCCACCACCGTGGCCATGGACTTCGGCCGGATCAGCATCAGTGAGGAACTGATCCTCTATCTGTTCGGCACCCCCGGCCAGGAACGCTTCTGGTTCCTCTGGAACGGCCTGTTCGAGGGAGCGCTGGGCGCCGTCGTCCTCATCGACACCCGTCGGCTGGAGGTCAGCTTCGACGTCATCGGGCGGCTGGAGGAGCGCGGCGTACCGTTCGTCGTCGCCGTCAACACCTTCCCCGACGCACCGAAGCACCCCGTCGAGGCCCTGCGCAGCGCGCTGGACCTGCCGGACGAGGTCCCGATGGTCGACTGCGACGCCCGACTGCGCGCCTCCAGCCGCGATGTGCTGATGACGCTGATGCGGTACCTGCACACTGCGGCCGTCCCGCTCGGCTGA
- a CDS encoding cytochrome P450, with amino-acid sequence MTTPFHYEPGAATGPVPPPECPAHGLGIGPGGLRRLYGPEAEQDPHGLYDKLRAEHGSVAPVLLHGDVPAWLVLGHSENLHMTRTPSQFSRDSRRWRALQDGTVAPDHPLAPIFTWQPICAFADGATHERQRGAVTDSMNRIDTRGVRRHVNRYSNRLVNDFCREGRTDLVSEFAERLPMMVMCAILGMPEEYNDRMVGAARDMIRGTATAVESNAYVLAALSRLVERRRREPADDFATWLVEHPADMNDQEVAEHLRLILIASYESTTNLIANVLRMVLTDPRFRARLSGGHMTVPEAVEQTLWDEPPFTAVFGRWAVGDTELGGQRIKAGDAMIVGIAPANTDPVVRPDLNANMEGNRAHLAFSGGPHECPGQDIGRAIADVGVDALLMRLPDLELAVDESELTWVGNIMGRHLTQLPAEFASRPPQDDREPPSMGKPNPARQDWEVQSAVRHTAPIPVRASVSPDPAGTGPTGATVAADGSAAAPGDASGLVPQQRRPPAPARLWSVVTRWWSGH; translated from the coding sequence GTGACAACCCCATTTCACTACGAGCCCGGAGCGGCCACGGGGCCGGTTCCGCCCCCCGAGTGCCCGGCCCACGGCCTCGGAATCGGCCCCGGCGGCCTGCGACGGCTCTACGGCCCCGAGGCAGAACAGGACCCGCACGGCCTGTACGACAAGCTGCGCGCCGAGCACGGCTCCGTGGCGCCCGTGCTGCTGCACGGCGACGTGCCGGCCTGGCTGGTCCTCGGGCACAGCGAGAACCTGCACATGACCCGTACGCCCTCGCAGTTCTCCCGCGACTCCCGCCGCTGGCGGGCGCTGCAGGACGGCACCGTGGCCCCCGACCACCCGCTGGCCCCGATCTTCACCTGGCAGCCGATCTGCGCCTTCGCGGACGGCGCCACCCACGAGCGCCAGCGCGGTGCCGTCACCGACTCCATGAACCGGATCGACACCCGCGGCGTCCGCCGCCACGTCAACCGCTACAGCAACCGGCTCGTCAACGACTTCTGCCGGGAGGGCCGCACCGACCTGGTCAGCGAGTTCGCCGAGCGGCTGCCGATGATGGTGATGTGCGCGATCCTCGGGATGCCGGAGGAGTACAACGACCGGATGGTGGGGGCCGCCCGGGACATGATCCGCGGCACCGCCACCGCCGTCGAGAGCAACGCCTACGTGCTCGCCGCGCTGAGCCGCCTCGTCGAACGGCGCCGCCGCGAACCCGCGGACGACTTCGCCACCTGGCTCGTCGAGCACCCCGCGGACATGAACGACCAGGAGGTCGCCGAGCATCTGCGGCTCATCCTGATCGCCTCCTACGAGTCGACCACCAACCTGATCGCCAACGTGCTCCGCATGGTGCTCACCGACCCGCGGTTCCGGGCCAGGCTCAGCGGCGGCCACATGACCGTCCCGGAGGCGGTCGAGCAGACCCTGTGGGACGAGCCGCCGTTCACCGCGGTCTTCGGCCGCTGGGCGGTCGGGGACACCGAGCTGGGCGGGCAGCGCATCAAGGCGGGCGACGCGATGATCGTCGGCATCGCCCCGGCCAACACCGACCCGGTGGTACGGCCCGACCTCAACGCCAACATGGAGGGCAACCGAGCCCACCTCGCGTTCAGCGGCGGCCCGCACGAATGCCCGGGGCAGGACATCGGGCGCGCCATCGCCGACGTCGGCGTGGACGCGCTGCTGATGCGGCTGCCCGACCTCGAACTCGCCGTGGACGAGAGCGAACTCACCTGGGTCGGCAACATCATGGGCCGCCACCTGACGCAGCTCCCGGCCGAGTTCGCCTCCCGTCCGCCGCAGGACGACCGGGAACCGCCGTCCATGGGCAAGCCGAACCCGGCCCGCCAGGACTGGGAGGTGCAGTCGGCGGTCCGCCACACGGCGCCGATCCCGGTCCGCGCCTCCGTGTCCCCGGACCCGGCCGGCACCGGTCCGACCGGGGCGACCGTCGCGGCCGACGGTTCCGCGGCCGCGCCCGGTGATGCCTCGGGCCTCGTTCCGCAGCAGCGCCGGCCGCCGGCCCCGGCCCGGCTGTGGAGCGTCGTGACGCGCTGGTGGAGCGGCCACTGA
- a CDS encoding 6-phospho-beta-glucosidase, whose translation MKLTILGGGGFRVPLVYGALLADHAEGRVSSVTLYDTDPDRLTAVARVLTEQAEGIADAPAVIATTELDEALRGADFVFSAIRVGGLAGRAADERVALDEGVLGQETVGAGGIAYGLRTVPVAVDLARRIARLAPHAWVINFTNPAGLVTEAMAAHLGDRVIGICDSPVGLGRRIARVLGADPDRARIDYVGLNHLGWVRGLYVDGRDELPRLFQDPELLGSFEEGRLFGTDWLRSLGAIPNEYLHYYYFNREAVRAYQEAEQTRGAFLREQQEGFYGRMKDPDTPALATWDRTRAEREATYMSENREVAGAGEREESDLDSGGYEQVALALMRAVARDERTSLILNVRNRTTLSVLDADAVIEVPCLVDANGAHPVAVDPLPYHAVGLVTAVKAVERAVLDAAASGARADAVRAFALHPLVDSVSVARRLVDGYTGVHPGLAYLR comes from the coding sequence GTGAAGCTGACAATTCTGGGTGGCGGCGGGTTCCGGGTTCCTCTGGTCTACGGGGCGCTGCTCGCCGACCACGCCGAGGGGCGGGTCTCCTCGGTCACCCTCTACGACACCGACCCCGACCGGCTCACCGCCGTCGCCCGGGTGCTCACCGAGCAGGCCGAGGGCATCGCGGACGCCCCGGCCGTCATCGCCACCACCGAACTCGACGAGGCGCTGCGCGGCGCCGACTTCGTCTTCTCCGCGATCCGGGTCGGCGGGCTCGCGGGCCGGGCCGCCGACGAACGGGTGGCCCTCGACGAAGGCGTGCTCGGACAGGAGACCGTCGGCGCGGGCGGGATCGCCTACGGACTGCGCACCGTGCCGGTCGCGGTCGACCTGGCCCGGCGCATCGCCCGGCTCGCCCCGCACGCCTGGGTCATCAACTTCACCAACCCGGCCGGACTGGTGACAGAGGCGATGGCCGCCCACCTCGGTGACCGGGTCATCGGGATCTGCGACTCGCCGGTCGGGCTCGGCCGCCGGATCGCCCGGGTGCTCGGCGCGGATCCCGACCGGGCCCGGATCGACTACGTCGGCCTCAACCACCTCGGCTGGGTGCGGGGACTGTACGTCGACGGCCGGGACGAACTGCCGAGGCTGTTCCAGGACCCGGAGCTGCTCGGCTCGTTCGAGGAGGGCAGGCTCTTCGGCACCGACTGGCTGCGGTCCCTGGGCGCGATCCCCAACGAGTACCTGCACTACTACTACTTCAACCGCGAGGCGGTCCGCGCCTACCAGGAGGCGGAGCAGACCCGGGGCGCCTTCCTCCGGGAGCAGCAGGAGGGCTTCTACGGCCGCATGAAGGACCCGGACACCCCCGCCCTGGCCACCTGGGACCGCACCCGCGCGGAGCGCGAGGCGACCTACATGTCGGAGAACCGGGAGGTGGCGGGGGCCGGCGAGCGCGAGGAGAGCGACCTCGACTCCGGCGGCTACGAGCAGGTCGCGCTGGCCCTCATGCGGGCCGTGGCCCGCGACGAACGGACCTCCCTGATCCTCAACGTCCGCAACCGCACCACGCTTTCCGTGCTCGACGCGGACGCCGTCATCGAGGTGCCCTGCCTGGTGGACGCGAACGGCGCCCACCCGGTCGCCGTCGACCCGCTGCCGTACCACGCGGTCGGGCTGGTCACCGCGGTGAAGGCCGTCGAGCGCGCGGTGCTGGACGCGGCGGCGAGCGGTGCACGTGCCGACGCCGTCCGGGCGTTCGCCCTGCATCCGCTGGTCGACTCGGTCTCGGTCGCCCGCCGACTGGTCGACGGCTACACCGGGGTCCACCCGGGGCTGGCCTATCTGAGGTAG